One part of the Dysidea avara chromosome 10, odDysAvar1.4, whole genome shotgun sequence genome encodes these proteins:
- the LOC136236161 gene encoding contactin-6-like isoform X1 has protein sequence MFRSDKMLSVLLMVCISMVGANISDNIVVHITPVQQVHLDEQVLLECNMTSSDTNKVLSGLSLAWYDGFIPLTPVIKSITNLKHWIVVNISVSSWLQYGRYVCKVESETGTLVVKKTAILPPGIEEEQLIQESGPSDPGEYMVSCPLTSHDITWSLLTINYTELTLEYHNPSFTHDLTSYDKSIKALCFGGGHYSIQYIYPKDYEPVRFIFPAEENSTTIFPSLDPKLIECRTTGSLRPDVTWFHDGMKLESDIQRRLHIVEVSSDHPPYVLQLNIFSPVPFFDSGEYVCMVENKWEVVNRSLHIQFYIRNKDHLIITTYSPFHYLYDGVQFKATCIVQASVSNNGLITMAITYKNHTTDLTPTWTVSTHKKEHGDRVAFDVQTEVKEGSRWFIATVTISDVTQTDSGYYDCIAASFADSKTNTSHVQFFEVPLQIIDYEPEMICVEEKTSVLLTCDIKVEDLLLEYKLFSISFCFYATSETVSILYDADLQQFGNGTVRATLNISQAGYKDEGIYECYVQTLPVDNFLISPTDHFDFYIDARNTTLNVTASAFNNKKKSDGTSSNIIIISTMSVLSAIIFAVMVFLTCYIVKKRCYKDKRVPSYPKKQNQYVNM, from the exons ATCAGATAAGATGTTGTCTGTACTGTTGATGGTCTGTATTTCCATGGTAGGAGCCAATATCAGTGATAATATTG TGGTACACATTACTCCAGTTCAACAAGTTCATCTTGATGAACAGGTTCTACTTGAATGTAACATGACCAGTAGTGATACCAACAAAGTGTTAAGTGGTCTCAGCTTGGCCTGGTATGATGGGTTTATCCCCTTAACTCCTGTTATCAAGAGTATCACCAACCTGAAACATTGGATTGTTGTCAACATATCAGTCAGTTCCTGGCTACAATATGGTCGCTATGTTTGTAAGGTTGAGAGTGAGACAGGGACCCTAGTAGTGAAGAAGACTGCTATTTTACCACCAG GTATTGAAGAGGAACAACTAATACAAGAAAGTGGTCCATCTGACCCTGGGGAGTATATGGTATCTTGTCCACTCACTTCCCATGACATCACCTGGTCTCTTCTAACAATAAACTACACTGAGCTAACACTGGAGTACCATAATCCTAGCTTTACACATGATCTGACATCCTATGACAAATCTATTAAGGCATTGTGTTTTGGTGGAGGACACTACTCTATACAGTACATTTATCCTAAAG ATTATGAACCTGTGAGGTTTATCTTCCCTGCAGAAGAGAATTCCACCACCATATTCCCCAGTTTAGATCCAAAGTTAATAGAGTGCAGAACAACAGGCTCACTGCGTCCCGATGTTACCTGGTTTCACGATGGGATGAAATTAGAGAGTGACATACAGCGACGCCTTCACATTGTTGAAGTGTCATCTGACCACCCACCCTATGTTCTGCAACTAAATATATTCAGCCCTGTACCATTTTTTGATAGCGGTGAATATGTGTGTATGGTAGAAAACAAGTGGGAAGTAGTGAATCGTTCCTTACACATTCAGTTTTATATCCGTAATAAAG ACCATCTTATCATTACTACTTATTCTCCATTCCATTATTTATATGATGGAGTACAGTTTAAAGCCACATGTATTGTGCAAGCAAGTGTCTCCAACAATGGACTGATCACTATGGCAATTACATATAAAAATCATACAACTGATTTAACTCCAACATGGACAGTGTCGACTCACAAGAAAGAACACGGAGACCGAGTTGCTTTTGATGTCCAAACAGAAGTTAAAGAAGGGAGCAGATGGTTTATTGCCACAGTAACAATCTCCGATGTTACCCAAACCGATAGTGGCTATTATGACTGCATTGCAGCCAGTTTTGCTGATTCTAAAACAAATACTTCTCATGTGCAATTCTTTGAAG TTCCTTTACAGATTATTGATTATGAGCCTGAGATGATTTGTGTGGAAGAGAAAACATCAGTGCTGCTTACATGTGATATTAAAGTTGAAGACTTGTTGCTTGAATACAAGCTGTTCTCTATCTCATTTTGTTTCTATGCTACCAGTGAAACAGTGTCTATACTATATGATGCTGATCTTCAGCAGTTTGGTAATGGTACCGTACGTGCTACACTGAATATATCACAGGCAGGCTACAAAGATGAAGGAATATATGAGTGCTACGTGCAGACACTGCCTGTCGACAATTTCCTGATAAGTCCAACTGATCATTTTGATTTTTACATAGATGCTAGAAACACAACTTTGAATGTGACAGCATCAG CCTTTAATAATAAAAAGAAGTCTGATGGTACATccagtaacataattattatcagCACTATGAGTGTTCTATCTGCCATCATCTTTGCTGTTATGGTCTTCCTCACTTGCTACATTGTGAAAAAGAGATGCTACAAAGACAAAAGAGTTCCTTCATATCCCAAAAAACAGAACCAATATGTGAATATGTAA
- the LOC136236161 gene encoding contactin-6-like isoform X2: MLSVLLMVCISMVGANISDNIVVHITPVQQVHLDEQVLLECNMTSSDTNKVLSGLSLAWYDGFIPLTPVIKSITNLKHWIVVNISVSSWLQYGRYVCKVESETGTLVVKKTAILPPGIEEEQLIQESGPSDPGEYMVSCPLTSHDITWSLLTINYTELTLEYHNPSFTHDLTSYDKSIKALCFGGGHYSIQYIYPKDYEPVRFIFPAEENSTTIFPSLDPKLIECRTTGSLRPDVTWFHDGMKLESDIQRRLHIVEVSSDHPPYVLQLNIFSPVPFFDSGEYVCMVENKWEVVNRSLHIQFYIRNKDHLIITTYSPFHYLYDGVQFKATCIVQASVSNNGLITMAITYKNHTTDLTPTWTVSTHKKEHGDRVAFDVQTEVKEGSRWFIATVTISDVTQTDSGYYDCIAASFADSKTNTSHVQFFEVPLQIIDYEPEMICVEEKTSVLLTCDIKVEDLLLEYKLFSISFCFYATSETVSILYDADLQQFGNGTVRATLNISQAGYKDEGIYECYVQTLPVDNFLISPTDHFDFYIDARNTTLNVTASAFNNKKKSDGTSSNIIIISTMSVLSAIIFAVMVFLTCYIVKKRCYKDKRVPSYPKKQNQYVNM; this comes from the exons ATGTTGTCTGTACTGTTGATGGTCTGTATTTCCATGGTAGGAGCCAATATCAGTGATAATATTG TGGTACACATTACTCCAGTTCAACAAGTTCATCTTGATGAACAGGTTCTACTTGAATGTAACATGACCAGTAGTGATACCAACAAAGTGTTAAGTGGTCTCAGCTTGGCCTGGTATGATGGGTTTATCCCCTTAACTCCTGTTATCAAGAGTATCACCAACCTGAAACATTGGATTGTTGTCAACATATCAGTCAGTTCCTGGCTACAATATGGTCGCTATGTTTGTAAGGTTGAGAGTGAGACAGGGACCCTAGTAGTGAAGAAGACTGCTATTTTACCACCAG GTATTGAAGAGGAACAACTAATACAAGAAAGTGGTCCATCTGACCCTGGGGAGTATATGGTATCTTGTCCACTCACTTCCCATGACATCACCTGGTCTCTTCTAACAATAAACTACACTGAGCTAACACTGGAGTACCATAATCCTAGCTTTACACATGATCTGACATCCTATGACAAATCTATTAAGGCATTGTGTTTTGGTGGAGGACACTACTCTATACAGTACATTTATCCTAAAG ATTATGAACCTGTGAGGTTTATCTTCCCTGCAGAAGAGAATTCCACCACCATATTCCCCAGTTTAGATCCAAAGTTAATAGAGTGCAGAACAACAGGCTCACTGCGTCCCGATGTTACCTGGTTTCACGATGGGATGAAATTAGAGAGTGACATACAGCGACGCCTTCACATTGTTGAAGTGTCATCTGACCACCCACCCTATGTTCTGCAACTAAATATATTCAGCCCTGTACCATTTTTTGATAGCGGTGAATATGTGTGTATGGTAGAAAACAAGTGGGAAGTAGTGAATCGTTCCTTACACATTCAGTTTTATATCCGTAATAAAG ACCATCTTATCATTACTACTTATTCTCCATTCCATTATTTATATGATGGAGTACAGTTTAAAGCCACATGTATTGTGCAAGCAAGTGTCTCCAACAATGGACTGATCACTATGGCAATTACATATAAAAATCATACAACTGATTTAACTCCAACATGGACAGTGTCGACTCACAAGAAAGAACACGGAGACCGAGTTGCTTTTGATGTCCAAACAGAAGTTAAAGAAGGGAGCAGATGGTTTATTGCCACAGTAACAATCTCCGATGTTACCCAAACCGATAGTGGCTATTATGACTGCATTGCAGCCAGTTTTGCTGATTCTAAAACAAATACTTCTCATGTGCAATTCTTTGAAG TTCCTTTACAGATTATTGATTATGAGCCTGAGATGATTTGTGTGGAAGAGAAAACATCAGTGCTGCTTACATGTGATATTAAAGTTGAAGACTTGTTGCTTGAATACAAGCTGTTCTCTATCTCATTTTGTTTCTATGCTACCAGTGAAACAGTGTCTATACTATATGATGCTGATCTTCAGCAGTTTGGTAATGGTACCGTACGTGCTACACTGAATATATCACAGGCAGGCTACAAAGATGAAGGAATATATGAGTGCTACGTGCAGACACTGCCTGTCGACAATTTCCTGATAAGTCCAACTGATCATTTTGATTTTTACATAGATGCTAGAAACACAACTTTGAATGTGACAGCATCAG CCTTTAATAATAAAAAGAAGTCTGATGGTACATccagtaacataattattatcagCACTATGAGTGTTCTATCTGCCATCATCTTTGCTGTTATGGTCTTCCTCACTTGCTACATTGTGAAAAAGAGATGCTACAAAGACAAAAGAGTTCCTTCATATCCCAAAAAACAGAACCAATATGTGAATATGTAA